A DNA window from Archocentrus centrarchus isolate MPI-CPG fArcCen1 chromosome 15, fArcCen1, whole genome shotgun sequence contains the following coding sequences:
- the epcam gene encoding epithelial cell adhesion molecule produces the protein MKMWIVAVLAALAVGASAQNCPNSCDTMKWATCDGPPCSCYLLVGDNQKQQLNCAALIPKCFLMKAEMYRAKKGLDTRTVGGKPVETAFVDNDGIYDPECEADGKFKAKQCNNTEECWCVNSAGVRRSDKGDKNIKCEKLVETYWVRLQLTHKDGAPKSLDELKLKNAIADALNSRYQLDKQLIDKVQYDPAARLIVVDVKKPMGDRTTDLSRTAYYMEKDVKVLPLFRAQSKFEPVADGHKLEMENILVYYVDEEPPTFTMKHLTGGIIAVIVVVVLAVVAGLLAVFFVQKRQRRYKKTQQREMDNM, from the exons ATGAAAATGTGGATTGTTGCTGTTCTCGCCGCTCTCGCGGTCGGAGCCTCAGCTCAGAACT GTCCAAATTCATGTGACACTATGAAGTGGGCCACCTGTGATGGACCCCCGTGTTCGTGTTACCTTTTGGTTGGTGACAATCAAAAACAGCAACTGAACTGCGCAGCAC TGATCCCCAAGTGCTTCTTGATGAAGGCTGAAATGTACAGAGCTAAAAAGGGTCTGGATACTCGTACTGTCGGAGGGAAGCCAGTGGAGACGGCCTTTGTGGACAATGACGGCATCTATGACCCTGAATGCGAAGCTGATGGTAAATTCAAGGCCAAGCAGTGCAACAACACCGAGGAGTGCTGGTGCGTTAACAGCGCTGGCGTTCGTCGCTCTGACAAGGGAGACAAGAACATCAAGTGTGAGAAGCTGGTGGAGACCTA CTGGGTTCGTCTTCAGCTGACACATAAGGATGGAGCCCCTAAGTCTTTGGATGAATTAAAATTGAAGAA TGCCATTGCAGATGCACTCAACAGTCGTTACCAACTTGACAAGCAACTGATAGACAAAGTTCAG TATGACCCAGCTGCTCGCCTGATCGTGGTGGATGTGAAGAAGCCAATGGGAGACCGCACAACTGATCTATCCAGAACAGCCTACTACATGGAGAAAGAT GTGAAGGTGCTGCCACTGTTCAGGGCCCAGTCAAAGTTTGAACCTGTTGCCGATGGCCACAAGCTGGAGATGGAGAACATCCTGGTCTACTACGTGGACGAGGAGCCCCCGACTTTCACCATGAAGCACCTGACAGGCGGGATCATCGCTGTCAtcgtggtggtggtgctggctGTGGTCGCCGGCTTGCTGGCTGTG ttctttgtCCAGAAGCGACAGAGGCGGTACAAAAAAACTCAG CAAAGGGAGATGGACAACATGTAA